The Nostoc cf. commune SO-36 genomic sequence GTATTGTGATGACAATCCAGATGCAATTGAATGCCGGGTTTACGACGACTAGGAATTGAGGTAAGTGAATTTTCTGTTGCTTGGTCAGCAGGCAAGCAGGATTGACCGAAAAAGACGCAAATAGCGGGGGAAGCGGATACTCGCCAATGTCCTCCGCTTGTAAGCGTTTTGTTTAAAGCTCCAGCTTGAGTCGTAAAAACAAAGAATAAATCACTTATTTTAACCAAAACGCATCTCCAAAACGAGAAACTGCGGCTTACATAAATTAAACAACAAGTTAATTTGCAACAGGGGTGTACATCTGTACGCCCCTATCAATCTATTTGTAGTAAGTAGGCAAAATAGAAGGAGGCTCTCTCTTGAACTGCCCTCTACCTCCTGCCTTCCTCGATAAATTAAATTATGTTACACAATATATTTTAATTACATTCGTTTGTAGTCAGCGGCTCCAACCCTTACTACAAACTTTTAATTATTCACGCCCACTCACTTCAGTTTCGTGAAATAGTATGGCTGACTTGGTGAGCTTGTACAAAAAAGTCAAAGCACTACCTTTAGTTAGCGACTGGGCTTTGTGCTTTGATTAAACTATTATCAAGAAGAATTCATAATGAATTGGAGTCCGACAGACTCCTGAATAAAAAGGTTTAACACCCCTGTCTTATTAAGCAGTTTAGAATCAGGTAGTGGTATAAAACCCTACTTGATTTATTCTGACCCTAACTTTCTTTTGATCTATTGTTTGAGAAAAACTATGGACTATGATATTTGGTTTCGCCCTTTCGTCTGGATTGATTACCGACTGGCAGTATTATTCCTGGTACTTATTCCGCTAATTCTTTTGATTTGGGCTTTTGTGCAAAAAGCGGAAGGCATACAACGCTTATTGGCTATATACTGGCGAGTATCAAGCCTAGTAGCTATAACGATTTACTTAATGATTGCCCAGTATCCAGTTAGCTTTATTTCTGGGTTGATAGCTCAGATATTGATCCCGATTTCACTGTGGTTCTGGGTGGATATTAACGATGAAATTGAATATCAAACCAGTGGCTCTTTGAAATTGATTTTTACCTCTTGGCGCTGGGCTACAACTGTTTATTGTATTTTGGGTACACTAGCCTTTATCCCTTTTTTGGGTTGTGCTTTTTCTGGCAACGCTCTGAAAACTCCCTATTGTCGTGTCTGGTTCGAGGCTCCCTTGCTATTCAAAGAATATTTCCATGCTAATAGCAAGGCTGAATTCTTAGGTTTTCTCGGCATAACTAGTTTAGTAATTTATGTGCTTTACTTAAGCTACTTTGTTCTGATTAAGCTGGGCAAGCAGGGACGCTCTGCCACACCACAGTAACCGTCGCTGCACCACCTTACCCCCACTCTTAAAAAAATGAATTCCATTGGCAAGCGACTGGAACAATACACCGCTAAACGTCCCCAAGAAGTCCTAATTGTAACGGTGGAAATTTCTGATGAGCAAGATACAATTGCTATTTTCAAAGGCTTTTCCAGTTCTTTGATGCGCCCTACGGCATTTGATGCAGATGTACCAGTTATGCCAGATGGGGCAAACATTCTCAATATTGACCGAGTAGCCAGTCCTTACAATCCTGAAGCACCTCGTTATATTCAACAAGGAATTTCTTGGGAAGCTATGGAAGCTTTATTATCAGAAGTGGGAGTCTGATTAATTCGTAATAATTAACCAACGGAGAGTTGTCTGATGAGCCGAATTAATTACGATTCAATAAATTCTGATTTTCATCAAGTTATAAGTAGGTATTCAAAACTTAACGTACAAAAAGATGCTTGTTTTTACTTGTCTTCGTAGTTACCCTGCATCCAATTACCTAGCTCTTCATGAGAAATAAGAGTATTTTGTTCTCCACACAAAGAGAGGTTATATTCTTGAATAATTAAATTTTTAAGTATTTCCTCATTTGCAGAGTTAATTCCGATTGCTTTCACATAAGTGTCTCTAGCTTCAGCAAATCGACCTAGCATACTATAAGTTGTCCCTCTTAAAACTAGGGCTTGTTCGTATAAGGGATTTAACTCTATAGCTTTATTAAGGGAGTTTAACGCATCCGTCAGAAGGCTTTGATCAAAGCCTGCTATGCGTAGTTTTGAGCAAGCTAAACAGTAGCGAAGTTCAGGATTAGCGGGGTTAAGTCTAATTGCAAAATTAAAATCATTTATTGATTTAGCAATTAGATTATCAGAATTGTCAGGATTAAGTTGGTCAAGTTGGAAGTAAGCTATTCCTCTTCGATGAAAAAGCCTGTAATTATACTTTAGAGGCGGATATAAATCAATTGCTCTACTTGTGTATTCTATGATGGCTTGATAGTTTTGTCTTTCAAAGCTATCTGTTGCAAGCTTGACTAGGAATGAAGCTAACTTAGGTTGTTCCTGAATAGACTTTGAAAATAAATTAATGGCTGCACTATAATTACCAGCTTCATGCTCTTTGAAACCATTAGTAAACAGATCCCCTTTATCAAAATGGATGTCAAAGTTTCTAAGAAAATCTCTGTGATAGATAATTTGTTTGGAATTTATATCATCAATAACATAATATCCAAACGGTTGCTGTGAGTTAAATTTGTTTATTGTGTTAATGATTCCAGATAAAAATAATCCTACTTCAAAATGGTTTTCTTGTGCTTTAAAAAAATACCAAGTAATTGAATGAGAATCTTTTACATGAAACCAATATCCTTGACCAATAACACACAAAACATCTATTAACGGGTCATTTCCAAAATTAGCATCATATTCAGCATACCTTTCAAATTCAGATTTTCCTTTTAAATCAGTATTATAAGCAAAATATACAGTTATTGGTTTTCTAGGAGCTAATGGCTTAAGCTGTCTCAATTTTTTGAATTTTTCTATTGTTTCTTGAATCTGTGAGGCATTTGATCTAGTTTTTATCTCAAAAACATAAAAGCAACTTTCTACTGGATAACATCCCTCAGATCCTCCAAATAAAATTGGAGGAATAGATGCTTTGTTATAAATTAATAAATCGATTTCTGAAGAACTTTTACCTAAATAATCAACTACTTCACCACTTCCTAAATCCCAACCAAATGGAAGATAACTTTGTAGTAATCTATCAAGGGTATTTTCTCTAAAACCTCCTCGCAAGCCCTTATGTTTAATATTATCTATCTCATTTGAAGTAGATATTAAATGCTTTATGTCTGTTTCAATTCTTTGCTGATATACGGGATGAACCATGATTAATTCTACAATTGGTTAAAGACAAGTTCATTCAGATACAAAAGAAGTTTTAACACAATTTTTTAAAAAATGTCCCGTTCTGGATACACACTCCCGGTATTTGCCTGTGCTGCTGCTGTTGCAGCTTTACATTGGTTACGCGATCGCCAACCCCTAACTTTAGCATCTATAGATTTGATTGAACCGACTCAAATCGCAGAAATCCCCATTGAGCAGGTAGCAGGACTATCTGAAAATATGGCTTTAGCAATAACTCGCAGCGATCCTGGCGATAATCTCGATTTGACTAAAAATACACCGATTTGGGCACTGCTGGAATGGCGAGAACAGGGTGATGATGCTGTAATCATTAAAGGCGGGGAAGGAATTGGCAGACAAATGAATGCTGACGACAAGCCAGCTATTTATGCCTATGCTCAAAGGCTGTTGCAAGAAAATTTGCAACGGATGCTAGCACCGGGGCAAAAAATCACGGTGACGATTATTCTACCCGAAGGGCGATCGCTAGCTGTTCGCACTTCAAATTCTGCTTTTGGTGTGGTTGAAGGACTTTCCCTTTTAGGTACAACCGGTATTTCTCAACCCTTAAGTACACCAGATCAGCTTGCAGTTTTTCGGGCAGAATTACAAAATAAAGCCAGTCTTTTTGAGACTTTAGTATTCTGTATCGGGGAAAATGGCCTAGATTTGGCGCGTAAACTAGGGATTAATCCTGAACAATTGGTCAAAACTGCTAACTGGCTTGGCCCAATGTTAGTAGAAGCTGATGTGCTGGGCGTGAAAGAAATCTTATTATTTGGCTATCACGGTAAGCTGATGAAACTGGCTGGCGGGATTTTTCACACCCATCACTACTTGGCTGATGGACGGCGAGAAATTTTAGCAGCGCACTGTGCGATCGCAGGTTTAAAATCACCAGATATCCAAGCTGTATTTAACAGTGCAACCGCCGAAGCCGCACTAAAATACTTAAAATCGCTAGATGCTACAACTGGTAGTAATTGGGTAAATCAAGTTTACACTGCGATCGCCGAAACTATCGATGTTCGTTCCCAAGAATACATCCAAAGCCATAGCGAAAAGGGCACAGCAGTTACAGTCTGTGGCTCGATTCTGTTTGATCGCGATCGCAAAATTATCGTGAAGAGTAAAACTGCTGCTCTGTTGATGGGAAAATTATGTTAATTTATTATGAATAATCGTAAACAATCCAAATAAATAATCTCTTAAGTAACCACTCTAGGGTAAGTTTATCCTTTTAATACCACCTCCGCCTCCGAGACTAGACAAGCGCACATAACCTCGCGTTTGTCTAGGGATTTTATCCCATTTTCAACCTACCCAGGTTGAATAATAGCATCACTATAGACCACAAAGCATCTACCCTTAACAGACATAACACTCCCGTCATGAATACAGCGGTGATACCAACAGAACAAGCGCCCCAAACTTTAGAAAATTTTGGGCGGCTTGATCGGCAATTGATTGTAATTCTGGACTTCGGCTCTCAATATTCTGAGTTGATTGCCCGTCGCATCCGCGAGACTCAAGTATACTCGGAAGTTTTATCCTATCGCACTACTTCTGAACATTTGCGGCAACTCAATCCTAAGGGAATTATTCTCTCAGGTGGCCCAAGTTCGGTTTATGGTGATAACGCTCCCCATTGTGACCCAGAAATCTGGAATTTGGGAATACCCGTCTTGGGTGTTTGCTATGGGATGCAGCTAATGGTGAATCAACTCGGTGGGGAAGTGGCAAAGGCCGATCGAGGTGAGTACGGCAAAGCCTCATTATATATTGATGATCCCACAGGTTTACTCACTAACGTCGAAGATGGCACTACGATGTGGATGAGTCATGGAGACTCAGTTACCCAAATGCCATCAGGGTTTGAATTGCTGGCACATACAGAAAATACTCCCTGTGCTGCGATCGCCGACCACGAAAGGAAGCTTTATGGGGTTCAGTTCCATCCAGAGGTGGTGCATTCTATTGGTGGCATAGCATTAATCCGTAATTTTGTCTACCACATCTGCGATTGCGAACCCACTTGGACAACAGCAGCTTTTGTCGAAGAGGCAATTCGAGAAATTCGCGCCAGAGTTGGTGAAAAGCGAGTGCTGTTGGCGCTGTCTGGTGGGGTGGATTCTTCTACGCTGGCCTTCTTGCTGTATAAAGCGATTGGTGAGCAACTGACTTGCGTGTTTATCGACCAAGGCTTTATGCGAAAGTATGAGCCAGAGCGATTGGTAAAGCTGTTCCAAGAGCAGTTTCACATTCCTGTAGAGTATGTTAATGCTCGCGATCGCTTTTTAGCTAAAGTTGCTGATATTACTGATCCTGAAGAAAAACGCCGCCGCATCGGGCACGAATTTATTGCTGTATTTGAGGAAACATCTAAGCGCCTTGGTCACTTTGATTACCTAGCTCAAGGGACTCTTTACCCAGATGTGATCGAATCTGCTGACACCAACGTTGATCCTCAAAGTGGTGAGCGGGTTGCGGTGAAAATTAAGAGCCATCACAATGTTGGCGGTTTGCCCAAAGACCTAAGATTTAAATTGGTGGAACCACTACGGAAACTATTTAAAGATGAAGTCCGCAAACTTGGACGTTCTATTGGTTTACCAGAAGAAATTGTCCAACGCCAACCTTTTCCTGGGCCTGGTTTGGCAATTCGCATTCTGGGGGAAGTCACATCTGAACGGTTAAACATTTTGCGCGATGCCGATTTGATTGTGCGGCAAGAAATTAACCAACGCGGTATGTATCATGATTTCTGGCAAGCATTTGCTGTATTGCTGCCAATTCGTAGTGTTGGCGTTATGGGAGATCAACGTACTTACGCTTACCCCATTGTTTTGCGGATTGTTACCAGTGAAGATGGCATGACTGCTGATTGGGCAAGAGTTCCTTACGATGTCTTGGAAGTGATTTCCACTCGGATTGTGAATGAGGTGAAAGGGGTAAATCGAGTGGTTTATGACATCACCTCTAAGCCGCCTGGAACCATTGAATGGGAGTAATCAAGTTTTGAGTTAACTCTTTGTTGTGGTTCAGATTTTTGACAGTAGTTTAGATTCACATACAGCAATTTGTTAGTTAATTAGGTATACCTTTTCAAATGAAGAGTCAGCTACAAAGCCTAGTTTACTTTTGACACCTGATTCTTGAAGAGGCAGGGTATCTACTGTTCCGCTTGAATTGTATTTCTAAGTGACAATGCCGACCGGATTTGTTTTAAGCCTGGGCATTGTCTATTTTTTTGACTATAAATTTATTAAGAGCAAGTTCCCCTTTTCCCGACTTATGCAAGAATAGGACTTACGCAAAATATCTGTCAAACTCTTATTTCTCCGTGCCCTCTGCGGCTCTGTGGTTCGTTATTCCGTAACTCGTGCGTAAGTCCTAAAGAAGTCTAATAAACAGTAAAATTTAATTTAATAGCAAGAAAGTGGAAAAGGTAAAAGAACTTTTTACCTTCTCCACTTGAACTACTATGAAAATCTCACGAATTATGGAGTTTGAAGAAAATGCCACCTTTAAGCGATCGCGTGTCAGTTCCATAATTACTGACTGTGAGCGATCGCAAATTGTTAAAAAATGGTTTACCCAAAACTTCCACTAACTTGAGAATTGGTATTTGACGCTCTAATAAATTCTGGCTCTTTGCCCAGTCAAGATATACATAGCCTTGGTTTGGTAGGGGAATCGCAGCGATACTATCTTGGAAATTGGGATTGCCAATTATGGAATTATCCTTAGCTGTGAGAATTTCATCCATAGTTTCTAAGTCAGAGGTGAAAACTTCGTAATTTCCTAAAGTTGTATGCAATCCCCGCACTTTTGTTTCAATGCTGAACAATGCTCCTTCTTTAACATCACTTTTTTTCGTAGCCGTGCTTAACTCTGTCCAAGCGAAGATTTTTTGCTGATCTATAGTCAGTGGACTGATACTGAGTCCGTTGGATGAGGCGATCGCATCCAAACGAGCAACGCCTTGTTCTACATCCTGAGATTTTTCCACCACGAAAAGCCAATGGGGAGTTGTTTGCTCTTTGTCAGGTAACAACGCTATGGCATATTCTCCTACTACCCAACTAAAAATATCTTTTGGTAAGTTTATACCCCAACGTTTTTGCACATCCGCCACAGGTTTTGCTAACCGAGAAATCACATCTTCCTCAGAACCATATATGGTTGCTGTTGCTTGTCTCCAGAGTTTAGCTAAATCACTGTCACCCAAATTACTTAAATTTGAGCCAGAAATTGCCAAACCTGCTGATGCTGGAACATACTGCAATGCTCCCACGGGTTTAGATAAAGGTGGAGATGGAGGGGCAGTTTCCGATGTAGTCAGAAAG encodes the following:
- a CDS encoding DUF3177 family protein yields the protein MDYDIWFRPFVWIDYRLAVLFLVLIPLILLIWAFVQKAEGIQRLLAIYWRVSSLVAITIYLMIAQYPVSFISGLIAQILIPISLWFWVDINDEIEYQTSGSLKLIFTSWRWATTVYCILGTLAFIPFLGCAFSGNALKTPYCRVWFEAPLLFKEYFHANSKAEFLGFLGITSLVIYVLYLSYFVLIKLGKQGRSATPQ
- a CDS encoding DUF7734 family protein — translated: MNSIGKRLEQYTAKRPQEVLIVTVEISDEQDTIAIFKGFSSSLMRPTAFDADVPVMPDGANILNIDRVASPYNPEAPRYIQQGISWEAMEALLSEVGV
- a CDS encoding DUF6602 domain-containing protein; translated protein: MVHPVYQQRIETDIKHLISTSNEIDNIKHKGLRGGFRENTLDRLLQSYLPFGWDLGSGEVVDYLGKSSSEIDLLIYNKASIPPILFGGSEGCYPVESCFYVFEIKTRSNASQIQETIEKFKKLRQLKPLAPRKPITVYFAYNTDLKGKSEFERYAEYDANFGNDPLIDVLCVIGQGYWFHVKDSHSITWYFFKAQENHFEVGLFLSGIINTINKFNSQQPFGYYVIDDINSKQIIYHRDFLRNFDIHFDKGDLFTNGFKEHEAGNYSAAINLFSKSIQEQPKLASFLVKLATDSFERQNYQAIIEYTSRAIDLYPPLKYNYRLFHRRGIAYFQLDQLNPDNSDNLIAKSINDFNFAIRLNPANPELRYCLACSKLRIAGFDQSLLTDALNSLNKAIELNPLYEQALVLRGTTYSMLGRFAEARDTYVKAIGINSANEEILKNLIIQEYNLSLCGEQNTLISHEELGNWMQGNYEDK
- the cbiD gene encoding cobalt-precorrin-5B (C(1))-methyltransferase CbiD; the encoded protein is MSRSGYTLPVFACAAAVAALHWLRDRQPLTLASIDLIEPTQIAEIPIEQVAGLSENMALAITRSDPGDNLDLTKNTPIWALLEWREQGDDAVIIKGGEGIGRQMNADDKPAIYAYAQRLLQENLQRMLAPGQKITVTIILPEGRSLAVRTSNSAFGVVEGLSLLGTTGISQPLSTPDQLAVFRAELQNKASLFETLVFCIGENGLDLARKLGINPEQLVKTANWLGPMLVEADVLGVKEILLFGYHGKLMKLAGGIFHTHHYLADGRREILAAHCAIAGLKSPDIQAVFNSATAEAALKYLKSLDATTGSNWVNQVYTAIAETIDVRSQEYIQSHSEKGTAVTVCGSILFDRDRKIIVKSKTAALLMGKLC
- the guaA gene encoding glutamine-hydrolyzing GMP synthase, which encodes MNTAVIPTEQAPQTLENFGRLDRQLIVILDFGSQYSELIARRIRETQVYSEVLSYRTTSEHLRQLNPKGIILSGGPSSVYGDNAPHCDPEIWNLGIPVLGVCYGMQLMVNQLGGEVAKADRGEYGKASLYIDDPTGLLTNVEDGTTMWMSHGDSVTQMPSGFELLAHTENTPCAAIADHERKLYGVQFHPEVVHSIGGIALIRNFVYHICDCEPTWTTAAFVEEAIREIRARVGEKRVLLALSGGVDSSTLAFLLYKAIGEQLTCVFIDQGFMRKYEPERLVKLFQEQFHIPVEYVNARDRFLAKVADITDPEEKRRRIGHEFIAVFEETSKRLGHFDYLAQGTLYPDVIESADTNVDPQSGERVAVKIKSHHNVGGLPKDLRFKLVEPLRKLFKDEVRKLGRSIGLPEEIVQRQPFPGPGLAIRILGEVTSERLNILRDADLIVRQEINQRGMYHDFWQAFAVLLPIRSVGVMGDQRTYAYPIVLRIVTSEDGMTADWARVPYDVLEVISTRIVNEVKGVNRVVYDITSKPPGTIEWE
- a CDS encoding DUF3352 domain-containing protein — protein: MNRQRSFIGFIIAGAIALLVIAIAGFYWFFAKSPVNLIASTSGPGATIFVSKLSPVMVSLLTNPDRLQALERDEELSKLKTSLFAKSGIDYKQDIQPWLGNEITLAITTLDIDRDQENGQQAGYLLALATKQPEKSREFVELLFSKRALAGANLAVEQYKGVKLISDNSQPEEDLLAGAVVGEGFVLFANDLKVLRDAINNVQAPDLNLTSSPDYQKAIKELPKAGLAIAFLNLPIVAKWQGLELAEQLYNSQIISLSLNPKGLLAETTFLTTSETAPPSPPLSKPVGALQYVPASAGLAISGSNLSNLGDSDLAKLWRQATATIYGSEEDVISRLAKPVADVQKRWGINLPKDIFSWVVGEYAIALLPDKEQTTPHWLFVVEKSQDVEQGVARLDAIASSNGLSISPLTIDQQKIFAWTELSTATKKSDVKEGALFSIETKVRGLHTTLGNYEVFTSDLETMDEILTAKDNSIIGNPNFQDSIAAIPLPNQGYVYLDWAKSQNLLERQIPILKLVEVLGKPFFNNLRSLTVSNYGTDTRSLKGGIFFKLHNS